The genomic DNA TTTTCCTCTCCTCTTATAACTGGAAGCTTGCCTCCGAGTCCCCTTCTATTCACTCCTGATCATGGCCCACAAAAGTTCAATAGGTTGATTGATATGGTTCCACCACTTAGCTTGGACGGGGGTCATGCGGGAAAGACGGTTATGTCGCCTCCATCATCTCCTCCAAGACAAAGACAACTCTATCTTCCATTACGACAGATGCATGAAAAGTTACAGAATTTACCCCAAGTGGGGATCATACATCTCTCACTTCAAAATGATTCTAATGGTTCGATACTGAGGTCAGTCCAAACTTTTCCATTTCCATCACACCACACTCAAGTCTAAATAAGGTGATTCTAGTTAATTGATGATATTTGCGTTCTGGTTTCATTTAGTTGGCAAAATGATGTATTTGTGGTTGCTGAACCTGGAGATCTCGCTGATAAGTTTCTCCAAAGCGTCAAAGTTAGTATATTGTCAGTCATGCAAAGTAATCGCCGTAAGGCTGCAACGGTTCTTTCCAACATttgttcaatctcggatttggTGCGTATCAAGAAATGCTTCCAGGTTGGAAATATCATCCATCGTTATATCGGACGTCAAACCCAAGTGAGGATATGCTTTTCATATTGACTTCTTTGTGGTGTTAGTCTTATAGCTTTGGaaggtttattttgtttttgatgttacTTGTTAATATATTGTAAAGGTGATGGAAGATGATCAAGAAATCGCATCATTTATGTTCCGCAGAACTGTCCCTTCCGCACACTTGACTCCTGATGATATTCGCTGGATGGTAATGTCACTTGACTTTTATACATTCAAAATCTCCTGCTAGTTTcatgttcacatatttttacTCTTGCATTTCTGAAAAGGTTTAGCTTCTACGAATATATTGTCCATATGCTTATGTGCAGTTTGGTTGGCTGGTACAAAACTCAAACTGTAAAAGCTAGTGATAAGCGCAAGGCTGATAAGAAGATGGCCACATGTTCTCTTTTCAGGTTAAGCTAGATTTTGTCTTATGTTTTGAACATGTTATCTGAAACAGGTAGGAGCATGGAGAGATAGGATAATAGTCTTCTCAGGAACATTTGGACCAACACAAGCTGTAGTTAAAGCCTTTTTGGACTCTGGTGCCAAAGCTGTGATTGGTCCATCGAACGAGCCGCAAGAGACGCCACTAATAACATCCCAAGGCTCATCTGAGTACAACATTGGAGACCAAAACGGAAAATTtgagattggagaagaagaagacgaagaagaagaagaaaacacagtAACAGAAAGGGAAGAGATCGGACCACCAACACCGACAAGTGACTGGGAAGATAGCGACCACGAGAAAATGAACAGAGGCGATAAGTGTTGTGGTCtttgggaagatgatgaagaggaagtgTCTGAGTTTGTTTGCCAGTTATATGATCAATTGTTCAGAGAGAATTCAAGAGTTGATGTTGCTCTTCAAAAAGCTCTTGCCTCGCATCGAAAGCTCAGGTACACTTGTCATCTTCCTAATGTATAGAAAAAAgtacaaattttattaactttataccTTTTTTGACCCGGGCGGAAAAGAAaacttgagagagaaaaaaacaacagtATCAAAGTTTTGTTCGTTTCTGCAAATAAGAGTATCAAATAAGTTTATCGCTTTTGAAGCATTTAAGAGGTATGAGAAAGATAATTGTTACTACTTTTTTAAGGAAATATAGATTCAAACTCATTTAGTGTTATACTACTCTGTCTCTGGAATTTGAAAGTCAGACAAAACAAACATCCGAAGTAGAAAAACTGAGAAAccttagattaaaaaaaaaaacttcatgtaTCATAACAAGAAACTGTGGAATCTATGTTGAAGACGGTGAATTGTTGTTCACGGCAACGCATGTGAGACAAATGCTTAAAGACGAATCTAGGCTCTGGGATTATGTTTCCCACTGCTTGCAAGTGTATATTAATCGTAAAAGAGATCTAGCTGGAACCCATGACAGTATCTCCTCTACCAAATCAGACAGAAGCTCCATAAGTGAATGAACACCACGGAATTGCACTTGGGACATAGATTCTGGTAGTAACTTTGTTACTCCAAACTTATttttgtaggttttttttttctgtctttttggAATGTAAATCAAAAAGATAACGATTTCACATTAatcaaacatacaaacaaaaaaagtttagtgTGAGATTAACACTGTGATTCACAGATGATGCGATCTCCCCACAATGCCAAATTACATCAAATTACAAAGAATTGTTTGCATCCGACTTGACTTCGAACTCTAACCCTAATTACTTTCTTGGGTTTtacgttaaaagaaaaaaaatgaaaagaaaaattaatggtTTCAAGGATTGGAAAATGTATTCTTATGAATCAGATGATGATGTCTGATTAGCAGAGGTAGGAGTAGGATCAGTATTAGTGTTATCAATGACCTCTATAGGCTTAGCTAAGAACTCAAGTGCCGTGACCACATCTCCCATCAATGGCCTagtctctgcttcttcttgcaAACACATAGCTGCAATCGCTAAAGCTTGATGCAACCCTTTTACTGGgtaattcccttctagatttgGATCCACAATATGTGCAAACATCCTTCTATCTTTCAACAACGGTTCcgcctgcaaaaaaaaaaaaaaaggactttAATCAGTTCCTTCCTTctcaagcaacaacaaaaacatggtAACAAGACTCTTGTTTGATTAAGTACCCAAGAGATCAAGTTTTCTTCTTCGGTTGGTCTATCACCATCAATAGCTCGTCTTCCGGAAATGATCTCAAGGAGGACAACGCCGAAGCTGTAGACATCGGATTTAGCCGTGAGTTGACCAGTCATTGCATATTCAGGAGCACAGTATCCGTATGTTCCCATGACTCTAGTGGACACATGATCTTTGCCTTCAGTTGGTCCAAGCCTAGCTAACCCAAAATCCGATAGCTTTGAGTTAAAATCAGATTGTAACAATATGTTTGAAGCTTTGAAATCGCGATAGATCACAGGAGGATCTGCGTAGTCGTGCAAATACTCTAGCCCTTTAGCTGCACCGTGCACTATCCGCATTCTCTTGAACCAGTCTAGACTTGGTGCCCCTTCTGGTAAGTCTATATAATGaagaaagattaaaaacatTAGATTAAATTGTAAAAGCTTGATGATATAACAGTGAAAAGGTCACAGCTTATACCAAACAAATGATCTTCCAAAGATCCGTTGGGCATGAATTCATAAACGAGGACTCGTTGCTCGTCTTCTACACAATAGCCAATGAGATTGACAAGGTTTGGATGTTGAGCCAGACTCAATACCATCACTTCAGCAAAGAACTCCCTTGTTCCTTGCAAACCGTTCCTGTCAAGTCTCTTTACAGCCACCACCTAAACTTCTcatcatccaaatcaaataaaaattagcaAACTAATTGTCCGTTGCAACTATTAGTTCCTTGAACTTGAAGATTCTGCCACAGTTCTTGACGTTCCCATACTTCTTTATCTCGTCCGTTATATACTTCTGCCTGCAGCTTCCTGCATTTATCAacatttccatttttagaaactaaagaatgatacaaattttgaaaagattgAGAGGAGAACGTTTATGATGAGTACCTTTTCGGCGTGAACGAAATGTGAAGATAGCGAAAAGTTTTCGGCTATGGCCTCTATAAGCTGTAAGACCTTCATCAAAAGAATCTCTAGGGGAATTAGGTCCAAGATGTTGTGGATTGATGAAACAAGGACAAAGcttcaacatttttcttctttttctttttttttcttttgtgttcttgatctcTTCAGACAAAAACAAATCCTTTGAAATGAAAATCCCCCAAGGAAAGATTTGATCTTGTCTCTCTGTACCGATCCTTTCAGATCCAAACCCTGTCTGGGCAATAAGAATCTGAAAGAAAGATCAGATCTTTCCTAGGAAAATGATGTCGCATGACAGGAGGTTCACAAAGTTTTGCtgtctcttgttgttgttatatataaatgtttccCATGTTTGGAAGTCTCTCAAATTTGGATAAAAAggattattcttcttctctcttatttttagagggtttctttcttctctgttcgTTTATTTGGAATAAGCCAACGCGTCTGTCTCTTCTCTTACTTTTTTAACAAACTTCCAATCAAATCTTTACTAGTTCGTGGTAAGCATGTAGAGATATTAaactttgtatatattttaaataaagtcatcatactatatagtataaacATAGGAAGACactaaaaatatacataaaaatagagatatacggTTTGAGTTTTGACCATTAAGACAGGCTACAATAGCTTCAATGCATTGACCAATCTTACAgataaaaatgtttaagatcTCTCTGATTCCGAAACCAAACCTAACAGGATAAACCTAATTAACCAAGttcttgatttgattatgtCTGATAATCAAACATgggtcaacaaaaaaaaagaaaacagaatttATCTAATAGCTACCAGGATGATCAAAAGATTACTATCGTCTAAGAAGCTATGACCTTTATTTCATTGCTGACAGATAAAGATAGAGAAAATTCGTAAAATATCGAAAGTACCAATCACAGAACGATTCATTGAGGCAATGCAGCTTCGACATCATTCCACAACTCAACATTTCTAGTGAACTTCTCTTTAACTTGCGCAATAAGCACCTTAGCTTCTTCGACTTTCGAATCCTTAGCTAGTCCGTTAACAAGCGACTTCATGATACTGAAACTAGGAACCCAATTCTTCTCCATACTCTCTTTACAAAGACTCAAAGCCGTCTCAAAGTCACCTCCTTTGCACAAGTAATAAATGAGAGTGAAGTAACACTCACTATCAGGCTTACATCCTCTGTTCACCATAACCTTAAACAACTTCTTGGCCTCTTCCAAATCATCTTCGTTACAAAACCCTCGAATCAAATGGCTATACGTCACCGTATTAGGCTTCATCCCTGCAGACAACATCCCATCAAGCAAAGCCTTTGCTTCTTTAGCTTTCTTCCTCTTACACAAACTCTGAATCCTAATGTTGTAAGTCGAAACACCGATGTTAGCACCACGATCTTTCATCATCGCCAACACTTTCCCAACTTCATCATTCTTATCCTCTGCATAAAACCCTGAAATCATCAGACCAAAGCTAGAGCCATTCGGCTTTATCGCTTTCCTCTCCATCTCCGCAACAATGGAGTAAGCCGAACTAGCTGAACCGGATTCACAAAACACTTTGATCATACGGTTATAAGTCTCAAGATCAGGCTCAATCCCATACATCTTAGGCATCTCAATATAAACACGTTTCGCTTCTTTGTAATCCTTAGCTACTAAACAAGCAAAGAGAAGAGCGTTCAAAGACTTAACCGTACGAGGGATTCCAAGTTTCTCAAGATCACTAAAGACCCTTAAAGAGTGATCAAGCATATTAGCTTGACCATACAAAACAATGGCGTGAGCAGCGAAACGCTCCGATTTGAGATCAGGTCTGTTCTCGATGAACCCGTCGAGAAGATTCGAGACGGCGGTGAAATGTTTCTTCTCGGCGAGATTCTCGACGGCGGCGGAGAAAGCGATACGATCAATGTGGCAATCTGGTGTCAAGGAAGCAGCACGGCAGATCTCGAGGATACGATCTGGATCTTTCTCGgatttgagaagagagagagctgcTTTGCTTTTTTCTCTGCTTGTGAGAGGAGTTTTCGAATCTGGTGAGAGGATTGATgaagcggaggaggaggatgaggaggagagTGATCGGATTTGAGGAGATGCGTTGAGGTGACGGAAGAGAGATGTTGATGAACGGATTCGAGAGAGTAacgccattgttgttgttttagggtttgaagaagaagagagactgTGAAAATGGAGAAGACAAAGACGGAGAGTGAAGAATTAgggatttttagggtttttggtatGTGTTAATCTAATCGTAGCCGTTGATAGGTTTTTCAAAAAAGTCGTCATAATGGACGGTTGAGATGAGTTTGTgtggaaataaaaattaaaaaagtgaAAGATCCGACTAGACCGGGGGATTGAACCCGACGTGAATCGAACACGCAACCTTCTGATCTGGAGTCAGACGCGCTACCATTGCGCCACGGATCCGGTGAACAATACTCACTAAAACTTATTTATATTCGATAAGAAATGAAAATCTCTATAAAAAGCAATCAAAGACAttcattttatctttttaagAATCATCACcagtttgcacaaaaaaaataattaccaCATTATTTCTACATAACAAAGGTGTATTTTGAAGAGTCACTAAGAAGGTGTTATTGAactctaatttataaaaaaaaatttgataacttcaacaaaatcatcaaaagtgaataagtgaaagacttttaaaaattgctAGAGAATATTCTATAGTtctgttgattagttttctaaaattttgtaaaatgttcataatctctgtatttttgtgatattttcaataactttattttgtgaaaaaatgtataaaatcatgaaccactaatataataattgaattcattaacaatcctattaGAAATtctaatgactttataaaaatttgaatctaataaaccaaatttgttaagattttaaatataatgacCTTTTACAAATCACacactaataacactaaactttagcagagtttaacaaaatcttgatctattcaaatctcaaaccaataacccctaaatttatttgtttaaacatttaatAGAATTTCAACCAATATTGTTCAAGATTTTGAATAATACATAGAAAGAGGtcacacaaaaaaattttgatttggaCTACCATTTTGTCGGACCGGCCCTAAGTAGAATTTGAAAATTCATTAGAATTAATATGAGTTAAAATCTCCATAGTATTGAAGAACATATACAAACtcatgttgtttgtttttgtagagTATTGTAGtcattgttacaaaaaaaattgattatgatTTCGGGTAATTTCTCAAAATCactaagtaattaaaaaaaaatgttaactcTTGAATAAACCGTATATTTGAAATGATTTGTGTAAATAATTCAATGAATAACAGAAGAATGAAAATGATTTTAGATGAATTCCAAGTTTGATAACATATGATTTGATCAGAGACTTAGAAATCACTATTTGAGAAACATGTCATTTTGGGAAAAATCAAAATGACCCGAAATTCTAGTTAGAAATATATCAGATCCTTACATAAACCTTATTAAACAGCAATAAGCATAGTTTATAACCGAATCAATAATAACATGACACACAAATGTGTGGCAGTAGACGTTGACATTAATAACTTGTGCATATCGTCTTGAGAAACTCAATGATGTGAATACCGAAGGCGTTGCAAACAACTTTGATGGCATGAAAGCCGGACCCTTTAGCCAGTGCCTCAAACTCTTTCTCAGTCCGTTCTATACCTCCCCGGCTGTGTGCCAACATTATGCAGTCTACATGGAGTGCTTGTTTGGTCATAAGGCTTGAGTCTAGAGTCTCTGGGAGTACACACTCAGCTACTATCACTTTTCCATTCTCCGGAAGCGCGTCGTAGCAGTTCTTTAAGAATTTAAGACATTGTTCATTACTCCGAGCGTGACATATCCACTGTTAGAGTTAAAAACGAATGAAAATGTTTTGAGATTTCATTTCCTTGCTATACTTATAATGATTCTTTGCTCTTTTAAACCTAGATATTACTAACCTTCATGAACATGGCATCACCTTTGGGGACACTTACAAACATATCTCCTCCAACATGCTCA from Camelina sativa cultivar DH55 chromosome 7, Cs, whole genome shotgun sequence includes the following:
- the LOC104703788 gene encoding pentatricopeptide repeat-containing protein At1g61870, mitochondrial-like; its protein translation is MALLSRIRSSTSLFRHLNASPQIRSLSSSSSSSASSILSPDSKTPLTSREKSKAALSLLKSEKDPDRILEICRAASLTPDCHIDRIAFSAAVENLAEKKHFTAVSNLLDGFIENRPDLKSERFAAHAIVLYGQANMLDHSLRVFSDLEKLGIPRTVKSLNALLFACLVAKDYKEAKRVYIEMPKMYGIEPDLETYNRMIKVFCESGSASSAYSIVAEMERKAIKPNGSSFGLMISGFYAEDKNDEVGKVLAMMKDRGANIGVSTYNIRIQSLCKRKKAKEAKALLDGMLSAGMKPNTVTYSHLIRGFCNEDDLEEAKKLFKVMVNRGCKPDSECYFTLIYYLCKGGDFETALSLCKESMEKNWVPSFSIMKSLVNGLAKDSKVEEAKVLIAQVKEKFTRNVELWNDVEAALPQ